In a genomic window of Streptomyces pristinaespiralis:
- the macS gene encoding MacS family sensor histidine kinase produces the protein MARRERVVRMSVELPLWRALTAYRVLTMVYAVLLFVFTRQNFERPLVAAGFLAVLVVWTLATLPKVANAARCTRGFLAADLTVALTGILLTPLADAHAQTHDGPTLPSIWTAGSVLAFAIKGGWRWAGFASSFVAVANIVERGEPSRDTFHNVLLVWVASIAIGYVVEVARASERTLARALEIEAATRERERLARDIHDSVLQVLAMVQRRGTALGGEAAELGRMAGEQEVALRSLVAGGLVPASRVSEDESQGAVVRIVDVPDDDGPAQPCDLRTLLAPHAGAKVTLSEPGAPVLMDAPAARELAAAVGAALDNVNRHAGPDAQAWILVEDWPDEVIVTVRDDGPGIAEGRLAQAEGEGRLGVAQSIRGRLRDLGGTAELLSVPGQGTEVELRIPRGKAAE, from the coding sequence ATGGCCAGGCGCGAGCGTGTCGTGCGGATGTCGGTCGAGCTGCCGCTGTGGCGTGCGCTGACCGCCTACCGCGTGCTGACCATGGTCTACGCGGTGCTGCTCTTCGTCTTCACCCGGCAGAACTTCGAGCGCCCGCTGGTCGCGGCCGGCTTCCTCGCGGTGCTGGTCGTCTGGACCCTGGCCACCCTCCCCAAGGTCGCGAACGCGGCGCGCTGCACCAGGGGGTTCCTGGCCGCCGACCTGACCGTCGCCCTCACCGGCATACTCCTCACCCCGCTCGCCGACGCGCACGCCCAGACCCATGACGGTCCCACGCTGCCCTCGATCTGGACGGCGGGTTCCGTCCTCGCCTTCGCCATCAAGGGCGGCTGGCGCTGGGCCGGTTTCGCCTCGTCGTTCGTCGCCGTCGCCAACATCGTCGAGCGGGGCGAGCCCAGCCGGGACACCTTCCACAACGTCCTGCTGGTGTGGGTCGCCTCGATAGCGATCGGCTACGTGGTCGAGGTCGCCCGCGCCTCGGAGCGCACCCTCGCCCGGGCCCTGGAGATCGAGGCCGCGACCCGCGAGCGGGAGCGCCTGGCGCGAGACATCCACGACAGCGTCCTGCAGGTGCTGGCGATGGTGCAGCGGCGGGGCACGGCGCTGGGCGGCGAGGCGGCCGAGCTGGGCCGGATGGCCGGCGAGCAGGAGGTCGCGCTGCGCAGCCTGGTCGCCGGCGGCCTGGTGCCCGCGTCCCGGGTGTCGGAGGACGAGTCGCAGGGTGCGGTCGTACGGATCGTGGACGTACCGGACGACGACGGGCCCGCGCAGCCGTGCGACCTGCGGACACTGCTCGCCCCGCACGCCGGGGCGAAGGTGACGCTGTCGGAGCCGGGCGCCCCCGTCCTGATGGACGCTCCGGCCGCCCGCGAACTGGCGGCGGCCGTCGGGGCCGCACTGGACAATGTGAACAGGCACGCGGGCCCTGACGCCCAGGCATGGATCCTGGTCGAGGACTGGCCCGACGAGGTGATCGTGACGGTCAGGGACGACGGCCCCGGCATCGCGGAGGGCCGGCTCGCGCAGGCGGAGGGGGAGGGCCGGCTCGGAGTCGCCCAGTCCATCCGCGGGCGGCTGCGGGATCTCGGCGGTACGGCCGAGCTGCTGTCGGTCCCCGGCCAGGGCACGGAAGTAGAGCTCAGGATCCCACGGGGGAAGGCAGCGGAATGA
- a CDS encoding response regulator translates to MTDRQTLKVMVVDDHPMWRDAVARDLTEAGFDVVATAGDGAQAVRRAKAVAPDVLVLDLNLPEMPGVQVCKELVGALPGLRVLVLSASGEHADVLEAVKSGATGYLLKSASTEELTDAVRRTAVGDPVFTPGLAGLVLGEYRRLASEPGPPAGADEPKAPQLTDRETEVLRLVAKGLSYKQIAERLVISHRTVQNHVQNTLGKLQLHNRVELVRYAIERGLDDV, encoded by the coding sequence ATGACGGATCGGCAGACGCTCAAGGTGATGGTCGTCGACGACCACCCGATGTGGCGGGACGCGGTGGCACGCGACCTCACGGAGGCCGGGTTCGACGTGGTCGCCACGGCCGGCGACGGTGCGCAGGCCGTGCGCCGGGCCAAGGCGGTCGCGCCCGACGTGCTCGTGCTCGACCTCAACCTGCCCGAGATGCCGGGCGTGCAGGTGTGCAAGGAGCTCGTCGGGGCGCTGCCCGGACTGCGGGTCCTGGTGCTGTCGGCCAGCGGCGAGCACGCGGACGTCCTGGAGGCGGTGAAGTCGGGCGCCACCGGCTATCTGCTGAAGTCGGCCAGCACGGAGGAACTGACGGACGCGGTGCGCCGCACGGCTGTGGGCGATCCGGTCTTCACCCCGGGTCTCGCGGGCCTGGTGCTCGGCGAGTACCGCCGGCTCGCCTCCGAGCCCGGCCCGCCGGCCGGCGCGGACGAGCCGAAGGCCCCGCAGCTGACGGACCGGGAGACGGAGGTGCTGAGGCTGGTCGCCAAGGGGCTGTCGTACAAGCAGATCGCGGAGCGGTTGGTCATCTCCCACCGCACCGTCCAGAACCATGTGCAGAACACCCTGGGCAAGCTCCAGTTGCACAACCGCGTCGAGCTGGTGCGGTACGCGATCGAGCGGGGCCTGGACGACGTGTGA